A genomic window from Agrobacterium larrymoorei includes:
- a CDS encoding DUF350 domain-containing protein produces MFGYVAGLPAFLSYFAFGLLAYAVFAGIYTRLTPHDEMRLIRSGNLAATIAFLGALAGFGLPMASAAANSVNIIDFVIWSIIGIVVQILAFYVARASLPGIHEKISRGEVSAGVWGGGIALIIGILNAACMTY; encoded by the coding sequence ATGTTCGGATATGTTGCGGGGTTACCTGCATTTTTAAGCTATTTCGCATTCGGACTTCTTGCCTATGCGGTGTTTGCCGGCATCTACACGCGACTGACACCTCATGACGAGATGCGGCTGATCCGCTCCGGCAATCTCGCCGCTACGATCGCGTTTCTGGGCGCGCTTGCAGGCTTCGGACTGCCCATGGCATCGGCCGCTGCAAACTCCGTCAACATCATCGATTTCGTTATCTGGTCGATCATCGGCATCGTCGTCCAGATCCTGGCCTTCTACGTCGCGCGCGCCAGTCTGCCCGGCATTCATGAGAAGATCAGCAGAGGGGAAGTTTCCGCGGGCGTTTGGGGCGGCGGAATCGCGCTCATCATCGGCATCCTCAACGCTGCCTGCATGACCTACTGA
- a CDS encoding DUF1190 domain-containing protein gives MKRRMRSHARPVLALGTITVSGLALAGCGEQPPDAFVFKSTQQCVMSGIGADVCDVAFRDATTDYAKNAPRFADQASCEDSFGSGLCTRSPRTAQDVAPFIPALTGFYLARNVRSVSDYYADRKRQEEEAATSSGSGGGSSGGGGGSGSFRSGSGSAVYKDRQGTAMVARSQGDQAGSNSYRFLKNVSYGVPETTARSGFGHWSSSSHYGS, from the coding sequence ATGAAAAGACGGATGCGAAGTCACGCAAGACCGGTTCTTGCGCTAGGGACGATCACCGTATCGGGGTTGGCGCTCGCAGGCTGCGGCGAACAGCCTCCAGATGCCTTCGTCTTCAAGTCGACGCAGCAATGCGTGATGAGCGGTATCGGGGCGGACGTCTGCGATGTCGCCTTTCGCGACGCTACGACCGACTACGCAAAGAACGCGCCGCGATTTGCCGACCAGGCGAGTTGCGAAGACAGCTTCGGTAGCGGGCTCTGCACTCGATCTCCACGGACAGCGCAGGACGTCGCGCCCTTCATTCCGGCACTGACCGGATTTTACTTGGCGCGCAACGTTCGCTCGGTTTCAGATTACTATGCGGATCGCAAGCGGCAGGAAGAGGAAGCCGCCACCAGCTCCGGCAGTGGTGGAGGCAGCAGCGGTGGTGGAGGCGGAAGCGGTTCATTTCGCTCCGGCAGCGGCTCGGCCGTATATAAGGATCGGCAGGGCACCGCCATGGTGGCGCGAAGCCAGGGCGACCAGGCTGGCAGCAACTCCTATCGCTTCCTGAAAAATGTCAGCTACGGCGTTCCGGAAACAACCGCAAGGAGCGGTTTTGGCCATTGGAGCTCGTCCAGCCACTATGGCAGTTGA